In Microbulbifer elongatus, the DNA window GCGCTGTTTGGGTGTTTTTAGTGGTTGGTGGCGTTGTAGTAAGCTGGAGCCATGCTTATAAGGTGAAATGGGCTTCCGTGTTGCTATTGGGGTTCCCCCTCTATGTTTCCATTTCTAATGCGCTTACTAGTCAGGAGTCGTTGGGCGCAGAAACGCTCTCTCAGCCAAACATCTTTGTTATCGGTGTGGATGCTTTACGCCCAGACTATGTGGGTGCTTACGGTCGCTCGCCCTCGGTTACGCCAAATATTGATCGGTTATTGGCCATGGCGGAAAGATTTCCGAACGCATACTCTCCGATGGGACGTACACATGTTGCTTGGTATTCGATGTTGCGTGGCGAGTACCCCGAGAGCCATGGGCTACGCTTCAATCTCGGTGACAAAGACTTGATCGAGCGAAAAATTCCTCTGTTACAGGAGTTAAATAGTGCCGGTTATCACACAATTTGGGCGATAGATGAGCGACGTTTCAATAACTTTTCAGAAGAATACGGGTTTTTGGAATCAGTTGGGCCGAAATTGGGTGCGGCCGACTTTATTTTGGGGTTCCTATATGATAACCCGCTGAGCAACTGGTTAATTAATTCCGAAATGGGGAGTTGGTTGTTCCCGTTTGTTCACTCAAATCGGGCAATGTTCAAGGTTTATAACCCCTACACGTTCGTTAATAAAGTTTCCGATAGGGTTGCTGCCGTATCTTCCAAACCCGTGTTTCTTGCAGTGCATCTAACCATGCCCCACTACCCGTTTCTTAACCATATGATGTCTGACCCTGTTGGCTATAGGTTTAGCGGAAAAACGGATCCTGCCGAATATCTATATATGTCCATGCTGCAGTTGGTCGATAAACAAGTGGGAAGTTTGATTCAGCAACTAAAGGCTATGGGTAAACTGAATAACAGTATCGTTTACTTGGTGTCAGACCATGGCGAAGGGCTGTCGATAGATGCCGAGCAGCTTGAAGGTCGCAATCCGTATGCCTCATTAGATTTAACAGTGGCCGGCCATGGGACAAATTTGCTTAACACGGTACAGAACAAGGTAGTTTTATCGAGAGTGGACTTTAGGAATCCAGCCTCTTTAGTGGATGAGAGTTTGCGAAGCTTAATCGATGTAGGGCCTACTATAGCGATTGATGCAGGGGTTTCGCCGATTGGTGGGAAAGAAGCTAAGCCATTGACTGCCGCAGTTGCCCCTGATCGAACATTGGTAATGGAAAGTAGTTTTTATGTCGATGCTCTCAATCAATCGGCAATAAATGAATTCATGGTGGCGTTGGAGAGCATGGAATTTTACACAGTGGATGTTCAAGCCCGTGTTCATTTAAAGGATAAGGTTCTCCCTCTTTTGATGAAGTCCAAGCAGTATGCCGCTATATCTGAGGGGTACTTACTGCCTTTATTGCCATATATGTCGGATGACGCAATTATATTGGATGTGTCTAAGAATAATTGGTGGCCTATGTCTGCTCATGGAGGAGACCTTGATGGAGTCGATTACGATAAGCTTTTAATGGTCGCTTGTGACTATCGCTCTAGAAGTGAAGTGGAGCCTTTAGAGGTCTGTGATAAGGCTGGTGAATTATGATTTTAATGAAGAATAAGCGCTGGGTAAGTGGAGTAAATCTCACGTTGTCCCAAAGGATGGCCATTCTACTGCTATCTGTGTCAGTCGGTTCTTTTTACTTCGCCCTCCAAGTGCTTTTCGCTCCCCACCTTCCATTAGTTATGGATGAGTTTCAAGGTGCTAGTGCAATTTATCAGTCTGTGAGCTCTATCCCCTATCTCAACTTTGTTCCATACAAGCCAGTATTGGGTTATTGGTTTCAGTCTATTTTTGCTGGAAGTTATGAGTCCGCTTCTCAATATATTGTCGATCTGAAGTTTGGGGTTCGGTTGGTCAATGCATGTTGTCTCGGAATACTTTGTTGGCTTCTATTAAGGATGGAAGACGTATTCGCCAGTTGGTCAGTAGTATATTCACTAGTTGTGGTTACTTTGGTGTCCACTTTTATTGAGCGGAGTGCGGAGCTGAGAGTAGACATGCTAACTGTTTGGGTCGGCATGTTTTCAAGCATACTTTTTGTTAAGCAGCGATATCTTTTTGCGGGAACGCTAATTGGATTAGGTTTTCTCGTTTCACAGAAAATATACTTCTTTGGTGTTGCGTGGGCAGGGGCATTATCACTCTATTGGGTTCTAAAAGATCGAACCTATTCGCTGCTGAAGTATGGCAGCTTTTCCGTAATCGGATGTGCGATAGTGATATTGCTTTATATTCTTGTATTCGGTGTGATTTCTGGGTCATTCGAGCGGGTAGTGGATGCACTATTTTTCACGCACGCAGATATCGCATTTGGGGATCTGTATGGTGATTTGTCAAGGTTTTGGTATCAATCAATCGAAAGGAACTTGCTGTTCTATTGCTTTGTATTTTTTTCCCTTGGCAGCGCAATACTTAACCTTAATCGTTTAAGTGATGAGCATTGGAAGTTAGTAGTTTTCTCGCTTATATACGTTTTGCTCTGTCTGTCACATAAACAACCATGGCCCTATTTCGTTCCTTTCCTGCTGATGTCGGCACTCTTTATGTTTCCAGTCGCTTCAGAGATATGGAAGGGTTCTCCCGGCTTCGTTTTTTTCTCGGTGTCGTCGCTCTCTATCAGGGTTGTGTTGCCTACGATCGTTATGTGAAGGTCCAGTCAAATCCCAGTGTAGCCTCTTACCAGTTGCACCAGTTAGACGTGATGGAAGATATACTTGGCCAGCAGGAATATTACTTGGCTGGGTTGAATTTGCTACCACGCAAAGAGCAACCGAAGTCGATGCGTTGGCTTGATGCAATTGGGTTGGAAAGTCTGAAAGGTGTCAATCCGTCCACCATCATTAGTGAATTGCAGCATGCATCACCTGTTGTTGTGCTTGATAACTACAGAATTAGATCACTCCCTGAAAAAGTTGTTGAGTGGATAGACGAGAGGTATGTACATTATTGTGGAAGTGTGTACGTAGCTAATACTCGTAGGGATATCCTCGATGTTCACAATGCTGGAAGTACAAGTTGTGAAAAAAAACACTTTTTTAAAAATGTTTATAGCTACTAGTTTCTGAAGTTTTGATTATCAGCCTTGCAGCTAATTTAGAGGTTATGTGAACATATGAGCTTAGCGCTTGCGCCAACTGAGAAAGTTGTAAATCGAGAAGATGGATTTCTTGTTATTGATGTTTCAATTGTTATTCCATGTCTCAATGAGGTGGAAACTATTGGTTCAGTGGTTGAAAATGCCCGGTCTGCTTTACGCTTGATCCAGAAGAAATACGAATTAAGTGGTGAGGTTATTGTTGCTGATAATGGTAGTACTGACGGGAGTGTTGAACTGGCTCAAAAATCTGGAGCCCGAATTGAATACGTAGCTAAGAAAGGTTATGGGGCTGCAATACGAGGTGGCATTGCTGGCTCTACAGGGCGTTTTATCATCATGGGCGATGCGGACGGTGCCCATAACTTCCATGATGCAGTCCCTATGATTGGTAAGCTGCTTAGTGGAATTGAGCTATGTATGGGGTCGCGCTTTAAAGGTCATATTTCTCCTGGAAGTATGCCGTTTTGGAATCGCTATGTCGGAAACCCTTTGTTGACAGGTGTGTTGAATGCACTTTTTAGAAGTGGCATGTCTGATGCTCATTGTGGACTTCGCGCTTTTACTCGGGAAGCTTTTGGTAAGTTAAAGCTTAGCTCCTCGGGAATGGAGTTCGCGAGTGAAATGCTGATAAAAGGATCTCTATTGAAGATGCGCTTTGCGGAATTGGCCGTGACGCAACATGTCGAAGGTCGAACACGCGAGCCACATCTTCGTCCTATTCGAGATGGTTGGCGACATTTAAAATATATGCTTTCGCTGGCACCAACCGAAGTTTTCTTTCTTCCGTCTTTATTTTTTTTCATTCTCGGTGTCGCGATTTATACAATTCTTATCTCTGGCGCTAGTGACTCGATGCAGACTACTCTTGGTTTGAGTTTTGGGGATCATTGGGTGGTGCCAGCGTCAATGTTTTTATCGCTCTCACATACATTATTTTTGACTGGAGCGGCTTCTTACTTCTACTCTTTGGCGAGCGGGTATAGGGAAGACTCTCGAGGGGCCAACCTGTTGAAATACTTATGTAGGTTGGAGTTTATGCTAATACAAAGCATCTTTTTATTGGTCTCGGCATTAGTTGCCCTCGTTTGTATACTTCATGGGTGGAGTGATCAGGATTATCAAAATCTAAATGCGATCAGGGAGCTTTCGTTAGTTGGTGCGCTATCATTAGTTGCATTTCAACACTTTTTTTGCGCGTTCCTGCTTAATTTATTCGATAACTAAAGTAATGTGCCAATAATATTGGTTCATGCTTCCAGGGTATCAATATGAATTCCCCAACGGTTTCTGTGATAATGCCATGCTTTAATTCAGTGGAATACCTCCCTCAGGCAATTGAAAGCATTTTATGTCAAACCTTCCGTGATTTTGAACTGATAATTGTTGACGATGCATCTACAGACGGTAGTTCAGAATTTGCGCTAGCCGCGAGCCGGGTAGACCCTCGTGTTCGTTACTATCGTAACAGAGTCAATAAAGGCGTTATTTACTCTCGAAATTTCGCTCTTTTGAAAGCTCGAGGTCGCTTCATTGCATTACAGGATTCCGATGATGTGAGCTTTCCAAAACGGTTAGAGCTGCAAGTCAAAACATTTAATAGATTTCCCGATGTTGTAATTTGCGGGGGCAATACGCAAATAATCGATGGTGAGGATAACGTCCTCGGCTTTCGGAGTTATCCTAGAAGCGCAGAAAAAATTGAAAAGTCGCTTCTGTTGGCGAACCCATTCGCGGCTTCTGCTGTGATGGTTCGAAGGGAGGTTTTAGTTGCAGTCGGTGGGTTTGGTAGTTCTGGAGAGAGTACTGTTGAAGATTACTGGGCTTGGATCCGTGTGCTCCAGAATGGAAATGGTAAAAACCTAAATTCACATTTAATCAAATATAGAGAGCATTCGTCGGTAGTTCGCGACTCAGTTCGAAGAAAGCTATGGAATACGATACGTTGTAAATTACCCTGGATTTTCACTAGGAAATATTTTTCATTTCTGGGTCTACTAATTGTTTTTGTGGAACTTTCTTTTATGTTCGTTCCTCAGTCACTTGTGTATCGAGTCTTCTCGTTAGTTAAATACAAAAAACCATTGCGTGGCCTGATGGGATGCTAATTTTTAGGGGGCGCTTAAGTGTTGTTAAATTTGGTCGACGAGAGCGCTTCTTTCTGGAGGTTGGTAGATCCTATTCTTTCCAAGCTTTATCTGCTATATCTACTCTTGCTCTCACTATATTGATTGCAAAAATGCTGCCCATTGAGCTAGCTGCATTTTCCTTCAAAGTTTTGGCGGTGGCAGCTTTGCTAAGCAGCTGCCTTCGATTTGGTGCTGATAATTACCTTGCTAAAAGAGTTGCAGAGGTATCATTCTCCGACTCTGGTGTGATAGCTGCTTCGATGTATTTTTCCTATTTCTTGTTTTCGCTGTTATCATACTTATTGTTTTTGGGCTTGATTTTTATTGCTTGGCAGGGTTCTCACTTCTTTAGTTGGCCCTTGGAGTTTCCGGTATTTTTCTTGTACGGTGTGGCATTAGCTTTTCCATTTTCAATCCACTGGTTAGCCTCACTTGTTTTTCACGGCTTTGGGTGGTACTCATCTAGAAGCTTATTTCAATTTACGCTATTCAATGTATTGGTTTTGGTGGGGCTCCTGTATCTTCATTTTCGATATCTTACACTAACGGAACATATCATCGGGGGTAGTATTGTTTTCTCTTCGTGGCTAGTGGCGGTGCTATCGCTTGGGTTGCTTCATAAATCAAGGTTGCGGCTGCTATCATTGCAGTCCTTGCAAGCCAGCTTTAAGTCTTTCAAGCAATCTTGGTTGGATCTTTTGCGGCAATCTTTTCCTCTGTTGGGCGGCGTTGCATGTCTTGCGGCAATTAACGCCTTAGGGGTGTTTTCACTTTCAATTTGGTCGGATTCTGAGGATGTTGCAATTTTTTCAATTGTGCAGAGGGTGGCAGCAATAGTTTTAATCGTTCAAATGCCAATTGTTGCTGTTTTTGTTCGGAATGCGGCTGTTCTCAGGGCGAAAAAAGTTCCACCCAAAGTCTTAACGATTCTTCTTCTTAAGTGCATGGGAGGAGCTGGTGTGATGATGTTCTGTGTCGCGTTGTTCATGCTTTTCTTTGGTCGATATTCAATTGCGGTGTTGGTGCCTGATTACGTTGGCTTGGGCTTCGGCGTGGGCTTGCAGTTATTATTGGTGGGTATGGTTCTATACGGGTTGAGCGGATTTTTTGTCGCACTTTTGACTGTTCTGGAAAAGCTGCGAATTGTACTGGTTATTAATGTTAGTGCACTTTTTGTTCTGGCGGTTAGCTTGGCCTTGTTGGTGCCAAAGTTTGGTGTATTAGGTGCTGTAGTCTCGTATATAGTTTCTTTCTCGGTGTTATTTGCTTTCGGGGCTTCTGCTACAAAAGCTTCTTTTAATTATTAATCGTGGTACTGTTAAGTATAAATGATTGACTTTGTTATCACTTGGGTGGATGGTGAAGATCCGAGTTGGGTGCGAGACTTGGAATATTTTAAGAGAGTAGAAGGCTCAGGGGATTCTTCATCAGCTAGGTATCGGGATATAGGAGTATTGAAGTATTTGCTTCGGAGTATTGAAAAGAATGCCAGCTGGGTGAATAAAGTATATTTGGTGACAGAGGGACATATCCCGCACTGGTTAGATCCTGCTTGCCGTAATTTAGTTTGTGTTCGGCATAGTGATATTTTTACTGAATTGGCGGCGCTTCCGGTTTTTAATTCAAATGCCATTGAGATGAATTTGAGCAAAATTGTGGGGCTAAGCGAAAAATTTGTGCTTTTCAATGACGATTGCTTGTTGGTCAATCCGGTCAAGGAGTCAGACTTTTTTAACGGCGCGTTTCCGTGTGATTTTTTTATTGACAACCCCTTTAAGGCTCTCGCGATCAAACTCCTAGGATTGGCGGAGGCAGATAGTAC includes these proteins:
- a CDS encoding sulfatase-like hydrolase/transferase, with the protein product MIKLFSRPTLVSIFLVYVYQLLVVLSKAGPSGDLASNLLTTLSVPALWFDLTWFVLANIVLLVVWNLLLCFSFLGLGRIFPGLRKPVLVIICFAVSLCFIFSLNAYMFPLSTFTWEVATKLYPYVALVTGAVWVFLVVGGVVVSWSHAYKVKWASVLLLGFPLYVSISNALTSQESLGAETLSQPNIFVIGVDALRPDYVGAYGRSPSVTPNIDRLLAMAERFPNAYSPMGRTHVAWYSMLRGEYPESHGLRFNLGDKDLIERKIPLLQELNSAGYHTIWAIDERRFNNFSEEYGFLESVGPKLGAADFILGFLYDNPLSNWLINSEMGSWLFPFVHSNRAMFKVYNPYTFVNKVSDRVAAVSSKPVFLAVHLTMPHYPFLNHMMSDPVGYRFSGKTDPAEYLYMSMLQLVDKQVGSLIQQLKAMGKLNNSIVYLVSDHGEGLSIDAEQLEGRNPYASLDLTVAGHGTNLLNTVQNKVVLSRVDFRNPASLVDESLRSLIDVGPTIAIDAGVSPIGGKEAKPLTAAVAPDRTLVMESSFYVDALNQSAINEFMVALESMEFYTVDVQARVHLKDKVLPLLMKSKQYAAISEGYLLPLLPYMSDDAIILDVSKNNWWPMSAHGGDLDGVDYDKLLMVACDYRSRSEVEPLEVCDKAGEL
- a CDS encoding glycosyltransferase family 2 protein gives rise to the protein MSLALAPTEKVVNREDGFLVIDVSIVIPCLNEVETIGSVVENARSALRLIQKKYELSGEVIVADNGSTDGSVELAQKSGARIEYVAKKGYGAAIRGGIAGSTGRFIIMGDADGAHNFHDAVPMIGKLLSGIELCMGSRFKGHISPGSMPFWNRYVGNPLLTGVLNALFRSGMSDAHCGLRAFTREAFGKLKLSSSGMEFASEMLIKGSLLKMRFAELAVTQHVEGRTREPHLRPIRDGWRHLKYMLSLAPTEVFFLPSLFFFILGVAIYTILISGASDSMQTTLGLSFGDHWVVPASMFLSLSHTLFLTGAASYFYSLASGYREDSRGANLLKYLCRLEFMLIQSIFLLVSALVALVCILHGWSDQDYQNLNAIRELSLVGALSLVAFQHFFCAFLLNLFDN
- a CDS encoding glycosyltransferase family 2 protein yields the protein MNSPTVSVIMPCFNSVEYLPQAIESILCQTFRDFELIIVDDASTDGSSEFALAASRVDPRVRYYRNRVNKGVIYSRNFALLKARGRFIALQDSDDVSFPKRLELQVKTFNRFPDVVICGGNTQIIDGEDNVLGFRSYPRSAEKIEKSLLLANPFAASAVMVRREVLVAVGGFGSSGESTVEDYWAWIRVLQNGNGKNLNSHLIKYREHSSVVRDSVRRKLWNTIRCKLPWIFTRKYFSFLGLLIVFVELSFMFVPQSLVYRVFSLVKYKKPLRGLMGC
- a CDS encoding lipopolysaccharide biosynthesis protein; this translates as MLPIELAAFSFKVLAVAALLSSCLRFGADNYLAKRVAEVSFSDSGVIAASMYFSYFLFSLLSYLLFLGLIFIAWQGSHFFSWPLEFPVFFLYGVALAFPFSIHWLASLVFHGFGWYSSRSLFQFTLFNVLVLVGLLYLHFRYLTLTEHIIGGSIVFSSWLVAVLSLGLLHKSRLRLLSLQSLQASFKSFKQSWLDLLRQSFPLLGGVACLAAINALGVFSLSIWSDSEDVAIFSIVQRVAAIVLIVQMPIVAVFVRNAAVLRAKKVPPKVLTILLLKCMGGAGVMMFCVALFMLFFGRYSIAVLVPDYVGLGFGVGLQLLLVGMVLYGLSGFFVALLTVLEKLRIVLVINVSALFVLAVSLALLVPKFGVLGAVVSYIVSFSVLFAFGASATKASFNY